The genomic segment CTTGAAGTCGGCCGGGTATTCGACCTATATGGCCGGCAAATGGCATGTCGGCGGGGACTTTCCGATGCGGACCTGGCGCGAGAAAGCCCGCATCGGCGAGGCCGGATATCCGACTCCGCGCCAGCGCGGATTCGACCGCTTTTACGGGATCCTGACCGGCGCGGGCAATTACTTCGACCCGCACACCCTAATGCGCGACGATGAACTCACCGAAATCGAATACGGAGATTACTACCTAACCGACGCGATCGCCGCCAACGCAGCCGACTACATCCGGGCGCACTCCGGGGACAGCCCCTTTTTTCTCTACACAGCCTTTACCGCTCCCCATTGGCCACTGCACGCGCTCGAAGAGGACATAGAACGCTACCGCGGGCGCTACCGGATCGGCTGGGAGGAACTGCGCCAACGTCGCCACGAAGAGCTAAACGGGATGGGAATCCTGTCCGAGACCTGGGATATTTCTCCGCGCGACCCCGCGGCCCCGGCCTGGGAGGACGTATCCGACAAGGACTGGGAAGACGCCCGCATGGCCGTATATGCGGCGATGATCGACCGCATGGACCAGGGAATCGGCAAGATCCTGGATGCGGTGCGCGCATCAGGCCAGTGGGACAACACCCTGATCATGTTCCTCTCCGACAACGGAGGCTGCGCTGAATTCCTGCGAGAAGACGGAATTCCCGACGCCGCCCCGCGGCAGACCCGGCTGGGCGATCAGATCCGGGTCGGCAATCACGCGGGGTTAGTCCCCGGGCCCGAATCGACCTGGCTCAGCTACGACAGGCCCTGGGCCAACGCCTCCTGCACGCCCTTCCGGCTCTACAAGCACTACACCCACGAGGGCGGGATCTCCACCCCGTTCATTGCTCATTGGCCAGGCACCATAGAGCCCGGCGCGATCGGCCACCAGCCGGCCTGGGTCGGAGATTTCATGCCCACGTTTCTGGACGCGGCTGGCGGAAAGTACCCGAGCGAGCACGAAGGCAACCCGATCGCCCCGGTTCGCGGCGAGAGTTTCCTGCCGGCGCTTACTGGAGGATCAATCGGCCGCCAGCGTCCAATCTTCTGGGAACACGAGGACAACCGCGCGGTGCGCCACGGGCGCTGGAAGCTGGTTGCCCACCACGGGCGAGACTGGGAACTCTACGACCTGGCCCGGGATCGCACCGAGCTATGCGACATGGCCGCCGTCAACCCCCGCCAACGCGACTCGATGCTCGACGCCTATCAGCGATGGGCCGACCAGGTCGGGGTCAGCGATTGGAGCCAGTTAATCGCCCTGCCGCAAGCCGCCCGCTACCGCGAGTGGCTTTGACCGGCAATCAAGTCGGCGAGATCAACCGCGCCCGGAAAGTCATTCATCCGGCAGACTCGTCCAATCAAATCAGCGGGGAGCCGGCCGGTCCAGCTTTCTGCGATCGTTCCGCGCCGCCAGCCATGACCGCGCCCCGGCGGCGCCCGCGCCGAGCACGATCACGGATGGCAAGGGGGTTGGAATCGCGGTAAGCAGGGCCACCAAAATCCCCTTTCCGACCGCAACTCCAAGGTCGTCGCGTGGCGACCCCCGCACCTGAATCAGAGCAATCGCGATGCCCAGGGCGGCCCCGACCGGGACCGAAACTACCCAACCCGTTCCCAGCGTCGCGGACGTTGCACCAAAAAGCATGACGTCGACCGCAATTACGCCTGCGGCTGCCACCGGGTGAAGCCCGAATAGTCTCAGCATCGAACCGCCCATGTGCGAGCCATCAGATACCGCCCCTTCCCGGCAACTTGCCAAATTTTCGAAAACCGCGCCCGTAAACCGGGTAGGGCCGCGTTCCGCGCGCTCCCCGATGCCGAAAATGGCACCCGGCGGCACATCCGACATTCAAATACGCTGTCGCAACATGTCCAAGCGGGGGCACTTTCGGTCATGGCCAATCAAAATCCCACCGGCGCCGCGGCCCGGCCAAACATCATCCTGATCATGGCCGATGACATGGGCTACTCCGATATCGGCTGCTTCGGATCGGAGATTGCAACTCCCAACCTCGACGCGCTGGCGGCCGGCGGGATGCGGTTCTCGCAGTTCTACAACTACGCCCGCTGCTGCCCGACGCGGGCCGCCCTGCTGACCGGGCTGGCCCCGCACGAGGCCGGTATCGGACACATGTCGGTCGCGCTGGGGCCGCCCCAGTACCAGGGATACCTGAACCGCAGCTGCGTGACCCTGGCCGAAGCTCTAAAGCCGGCCGGCTATTCCACGTACATGGCCGGCAAATGGCACGTCGGCGGCGACTATCCCTGCAGCACCTGGCGTGACGTGATCCCCAGCATCGGAGACGACTCCCACCCCACGCCGCGGCAGCGCGGCTTTGACCGCTTCTACGGGATCCTGGCCGGCTCGGGCAACTTCTTCGATCCGCATTCCCTGATGCGCGATGACGAGATCTGCGACATTGAATACCCAGGCTACTACTTCACCGACGCCATCGCCGAGAACGCGGCCGCCTTCGTTAGCGAACACTCGGGCGAGAACCCGTACCTGCTTTACGCCAGCTTCACCGCTCCACATTGGCCGCTGCATGCCCTGGAAGAAGACATCGCCCGCTACCGCGGGCGCTACCGGATCGGCTGGGACGAACTGCGCAGGCGGCGCCACGAGGAGCTCAACGGGATGGGAATCCTGTCCGAGACCTGGGACATCACCCCCCGGGATCCCATCGCCCCGGCCTGGGAGGACGTTTCCGACAAGGACTGGGAGGACGCGCGCATGGCCGTGTACGCGGCCCAGGTCGATCGCATGGACCAGGGGATCGGCAAGATCCTGGACGCGGTGCGCGCTTCCGGCCAGTGGGACAACACTCTGATCATGTTCCTGTCCGACAACGGCGGTTGCGCTGAGATGCTCCGCGAAGACGGCATCCCCGACACCGCCCCGGCCCGCACCCGCGACGGACGCGCGGTCAAATCGGGCAACGTTCCCGGACTCATGCCGGGCCCGGAGACCACCTACATGAGCTACGACCTGCCCTGGGCTAATGCCTCCTGCTCTCCTTTCCGGCTCTACAAGCACTACACCCACGAGGGCGGGATCGCCACTCCGTTCGTGGCCCACTGGCCCGACGTGATCGAACCCGGTTCGATCGGCCACCAGCCGGCCTGGGTGGGCGATTTCATGCCCACGTTCCTGGCCGCGGCCGGTCAGCAGTATCCGAGCGAGTACGACGGTAATGCGATCACCCCGGTGCGCGGGGAGAGTTTCCTGCCGGCGCTGTCTGGACAACCGATCGGCCGGGAGCGGCCGATCATCATCGAGCACGAGAACAACTGCGCGGTGCGCGACGGGGACTGGAAGCTGGTCAACCGCCATCCTGGCGGGTGGGAACTCTACGACATGGCCGCCGACCGCACCGAGTTGTGCGACATCTCCGAGTCGAACCCGGCGACGCGCGACCGTCTCGTCGACGCATATTCGCAGTGGGCCCAAGACGTCGGCGTCGGCGACTACGACGCGCTGATCGCATCGCCCCAGGCGGCCCGTTTCCGTCGCTGGACCGAGGACCAGGGTTAGGAGCAAACCGTTGTGAAAGACATTGCCCCGGCGGGGATTCGCGCGCTCACTTTCGACGTCTTCGGCACGGTCGTCGACTGGCGCACGTCGGTGGCCGAAGCCGGCCGCCAGCTGGCCCGTCGCCACGGGATCGACCTTGACGCGAACGAGTTCGCCGAAAAATGGCGCTCGGGTTATTCGGGCAAGCTGGCGGAGGTAAATTCCGGGCAGCGCCCGCGCGAGCGCCTCAACGACCTGCACCGCGAGATCCTGGCCGAGGTCGCCCCCGCGTTCGGACTGGACCACCTGCCGGACGCCGAGTTGGACCGCCTCAACCTGGTATGGCACCACCTGCGCGCCTGGCCGGACTCGGCGCACGGACTCTGGCGGCTGCGCCAGCGCTACCTGGTCTGTGCGTTATCCAACGGCGACAGCGACATGCTCGCCACGATGGGTAAATTCGCCAGACTCGGCTGGGACATGGTGATCTCGGTCGAGATGGCCAACTCCTACAAGCCGGAACCGGCCGCATACAACAAGGCGATCGAACTGGTCGGCGCGCAGCGGCCCGACCAGGTGCTGATGGTGGCCGCGCATGCAAACGACCTGGAGGCGGCCCGTTCCTGCGGGATGCGCACCGCGTTCGTGCACCGTCCAACCGAATGGGGACCGGGCAAGGAGCCCGACGACGGCTCCGGGTTCGACCTCGAGGTGCCCGACCTGGTGGCCCTGGCGGAGGAACTGGGCATCTGAACCGGGAGCCCGGCATCTTTATCTAGAACCTAGAATCGCCCACGGCGCGACCGCGCTCGGCGGTCCCGCGGTTTAAGTCGATAACGCACATCGAGGGTTGGGATAGAGATGGCGGAGGAATACGAAAAGGGCTTGGACATCCGCCAGCGGGCGAGCCTGGCGAATTCGGGTGGATTGATCGACTTCGTCATCGCCAACAAGTACAAGACCGTCCTGTGGCTGGTCGTAACCGTGGCGATGATCACCCTCTGGGTGACGGCCACCGAGACGATGGCCGGAATCTTCCTGACGATCGCCCAGTTCCTGCTTGGCGCGGCGTTCATGATCGTCCAGTTCGCGGCCCTGTTCCTCTTCCTGGGACGCGGCCGGATCTACTGGGTCCAACCCGGTGAAACCGGCGTCACATTCACTGACTACCGCGGCAACGACCAGATCCTGGAGGTCGCGCGCCGGGTCGTGACCATCCTGAGGGGCCAGAGCGACGTGCGCCAGATGGGCGGCACCTACACTGCCGGCCTGCTGCTGGAAGGCCCGCCCGGTTCGGGCAAGAGTTACCTGGCCCAGGCCATGGCTACCGAAGCCGGACTGCCGTTCGCCTACGCCTCCGCACCCGGTTTTTCGAACATGTTCTTCGGCGTCGGCAACCTGCGCGTGATGATGCTCTACTCCAAAGCCCGCAAGATGGCCAAGAAACACGGCGGGGCGATCGTATTCATCGACGAGATCGACGCCATCGGCATGGCCCGCTCGGCGCAGACCTCCGGGCAGGGATCAGGCACCGTCGGGGGCCTTTTCGGAAACCCCGGGATGATGATCCTGAACGAACTCCTGCTGCAGATGGACCCGCCCAATTTCGACAACGACTGGCGGGCCCGACTGCTGCGCCGCCTCGGCCTGAAAAAAGAGCGCGCCACGCCGCCCCCGGTGCTGACGGTAGGGGCAACCAACCTGGCCCATACCCTCGACCAGGCGCTTTTGCGGCCGGGCCGTTTCGACCGCAAGATCCACATCGACTTCCCGGACTTTGACGGTCGCAAGGACATCATCGCCTACTACCTGGCCAAGGTCCGCCACGAGCAGATGCCGCTGGACCGGATGGCCAACGACACCATCCGCTATTCGCCGGTCGGGATCAAGCACCTGGTCAACGAGGCGGTAATCCACGCCCACTTCGACGGGCGCGACGCCATCAACTACGCCGACTTCACGCGGGCCCGCGAGGACCATGAATACGGTCTGCGCGAGCCGATCCGCAACATGTCGCAGGATGAGCGCCGCCGGATCGCCTACCACGAGGCCGGCCACGCCATCGCCCAGGTAAAGCTACTGCCGCACCACCGCATCGCCAAAGTGACGATCATCCGCCACGGCGATGCGCTCGGATTCGCTGCGGCCAAACCGCTCGAGGAGCGCTACACCCTGGTGCGCGAGGAGGCGTTGGCCCACATCCAGATCTCGCTGGCATCGCGCGCCGCCGAGGAGCTTTTCCTCGGAACCCGCATGAGCGGGGTCTCGGGCGACCTGCACCATGCGACCCAGACCGCCTATTTCATGCTCACCCAGTGGGGCATGGACGGTGGTCTTTTCTCCTACGCCCCCTGGGGCGGCGGCCAGCTCGATCCGGAGACCAAGACCCGCATCGAGCAGGTGCTCGAGCAGGAATTTAAGAAATCCAAGACCCTGCTGACGACCTACGCCGGAGCGGTCCACGAGATAGCCGAGGGGCTGCTGGAAAGCGACGAACTGGACGGCCAGGACGTTATCGACATCATCGCCAAGCACGACGACCTGCTGGCATCCGGGCGCGGACCGCGGGTTCTGCCCGAATACGCGCTGATGGGCGCCGGTGGTATTGGCGGTCCGGCACCGCAGCTAATCGCCCCCAACGGGTCCAACGGCGCCAATGGATCAAATGGCTCGGCCGAGCCCGCCGAGGCCGATGCGGCTGACTCGGAAGAAGGGCGCGACCCGCCCCAATAACCGGCCGTCCGCGCCCACGGAGTCCGGCTGCGCAATTGGGCAAGAATGGTTCGTTGCGCCGGCCCGGGCCGGCCGATTCGGTATTGCGCTAGCGGCGCAGCGTGTCGGGGAGGGATGAAACGGTGGCAGAGGCTGGTCAATCCGGGGAACCGACCGGAGCCGAAACGCCCGTATCAGTGCTGGCGCTTGGCGCCTGGTCGCGCCACGGTCGCGGCGCCGAACTCTGGTGGGACCTGGTCTCGCTCAATCCGGACGAGCTTTCCGACTTTTCTATTCACAGTTGTCCCTACGGTTTCAACTTCGACGAGCAAGCCGTTCCGCCGTACGAGCTGCCTGAGCTACTTGAAATGGCCGACGGGGAGAAGGTGGAGACCCCTCAGCAATGGACGGCCCGACGCGCCGAGTTGCTCAATCTGTTCACCGATCAGATGTTCGGCGCAGCCCCGCCGCCCCCCGACAAGGTCCGATTCAGGGTCCTGGAACAGGATGCCAACGCCCTCGGCGGCCTGGCCCACCGCAAGCAGGTAAGGATCGACTTTTCTGCCGACCCGGACGGCCCGGGCATGGAACTTCTGCTCTACACCCCCGCTGGGAACGACGCTCCGGTGGCGACATTCCTGGGCCTTAACTTCCGTGGCAACCATGGAGTGCACGATGACCCGGCGATCCGCCGCCCGAGCGGCTGGGTGCTCCCTACCCCCGACCGGAACGTCGAAGCCCGCGGCCAATCGGCGCCGCGCTGGCAACTGGAGAACGTGCTGCTGCGTGGCTACGGTCTCGCGACCGCCTGCTACGGAGACATAGATCCCGACTTTGACGACGGATTCAAGAATGGAATCCACCGTCTATTCCCACCCCGTACGCCTTCGGATTGGGGCAGCATCGCCTCCTGGGCGTGGGGGCTGAGCCGGGCCCTCGACTACCTCGAGCTGGACGCTGCCGTCGACGCGTCCCGGGTGGCCGTCATGGGCCACTCTCGCTTGGGCAAGACCGCGCTCTGGGCGGGAGTAACCGACGAGCGCTTCGCGCTGGTGATCCCGATCAACTCCGGCGGCTGCGGGGCGGCCCTTTCGCGGCACATTTCCGGGGAAACGGTCGAGATCTGCAACGTGCGATTCCCGCACTGGTTCTGCGGGAACTACAAGGCCTACAACGGACGCGAGAACGAAATGCCGTTCGACCAGCACATGCTCCTGGCCCTGGTCGCGCCGAGACCCGTGTACGTGGCCAGCGGAGAGGACGATGTCTGGGCCGACCCGCACGGTGAGTTCCTGGCGACCCGCGAGGCCGGCCCGGCCTACGAGCTGCTCGGCAAACGCGGGCTCAGGGTAACCGAACGGCCACCGGTCGATGAACCGGTCATGCACGACGTCGGCTACCACGTGCGAACTGGCGGGCACGCCGTCACCGAATACGACTGGCGGTGCTTTCTGGACTTTGCCGACATGCACCTATCCGTCGAGTAGGCTGCCGGTTGGGAATCGCAGCCCGGTGCTAGGGATATACGCCGCGCAGTCGCGCGGCATCGGCGACCCGCCGGACGGCCACCGCCCACGCGGCATCGCGCAGGGTGCAGCCGTCGTCTTCGGCCAACGCCCGCACCTGACGGTAGGCCTGCCGCAAATGGCGATCTAGTTCGGTCACGATCCGTTTGCGGTCCCAGAAGAACTGCTGCAGCCCCTGCACCCACTCGAAATAAGACACCGTGACTCCACCGGAGTTGGCCAGTATGTCGGGCAGCACGGTAATTCCGCGCTCGCGCAGGATCCGATCGCCTTCAAAGTCGACCGGGCCATTGGCGCCCTCCACGATCAGACCCGCGCGAACTGACTCGCTGTTGTCGGCGTGAATCTGGCCCTCCAGGGCGGCCGGGAGCAGCAGGTCCACGTCCAGGGCCAGCAATTCGGCATTGCTGATGGCATCCGAACCGTCAAGGCCGGGCACCATTCCCGCCTCGGCCATGTGCCGCTCCAGACGGTCCACGTCGATTCCGCGCGGATCGTAGATCCCGCCTTGCACATCGCTGATTGCCACCACCTTGAATCCGCCGGCCGAAAACTGCCGGGCAGCGCCGAACCCGACGTTGCCGGCGCCCTGGATGGCCACCGTCATCCCGTCGCCGCACTTTCCGTTGCTGGCCAGGTGCTCGCGGGTGCAGTGCAGGATTCCCAGCGGGGTCGCCCCCGCCCGGCCGACCGACCCGCCCACTTCGACCGGTTTCCCGGTCACGACCGCCGGAACGGAGTAGCCACGGTGCATGGAGATCGTGTCCATGATCCAGGCCATCACCTGGGCGTCGGTCCCCACGTCGGGCGCCGGGATGTCCATTTCCGGCCCGATGAGCGGGATTATTTCGGTAGCGTAACGGCGTGTCAGGTTTTCGAGCTCGACCTTCGAGAGCCGAGCCGGATCGACCGCCACGCCGCCCTTGGCGCCGCCGAAGGGCAAGCCCACGAGTGCGCATTTCCAGGTCATCAGCATGGCCAGCGCCCGCACCTCGCCCGCGTCGGTCTCAGGGTGGTAGCGTAGTCCGCCCTTGGCCGGTCCGAGGAAGATGTTGTGATGAACCCGATAACCGCGGAACACCTCTACGGTCCCGTCGTCCATCTCGACCGGGAAATTCACGGTCAGTTCGCGCTTAATCGCGCGCAACCTGCGCCGCAGGTTCTCGTCCAAATCGATGCGGTCGGCCGCCGCATCAAACTGCGCCAGTGCAGATTCAAGCGGACCCATCGTCCACCTCCCCCTAACCCCGTTGTTAGTTGGTAATACGAGTTTAGATTTTTAATGGGTTTACCCGCGGTCTCCGCCAGCTTCGCAAGGACCTGATCCAGGGTGTGTGGAATAGTCGGTTACTGCGGCCCGCAGGCGGCTGCGCCGGTCGTGATAGAAGGCCTGCGGCGGCTCGAATACCGGGGCTACGATTCGGCCGGAGTGGCTTTTCCCAACGGATCCGATCTGCAGGTAATTCGGCGGGTCGGCAAGCTGGCGAACCTGGTGGCGGCGGTACACGAACAGCCGATCGCCGCCAATTCCGGAATCGGGCATACCCGCTGGGCCACTCATGGACGGCCCAACATCCCCAACGCCCATCCGCACACCGACAGCAGCGGCCGGGTGGCGGTCGTGCACAACGGAATCATCGACAACTTCCGGCCGTTGCGCGCCGAGCTGGCCGAGGAAGGCGTAGTTTTTGCGTCCGAGACCGACACCGAGGTAATCGTCCACCTGATTGCGCGCGAGCTGCGGCAAGGAGCCGGATTCGCCAGGGCGGTGCAGCGCACCACCGCCCGCCTTTCGGGGAGCTTTGCGTTCATCGCACTCTGGGCCAGCGAGCCGGACGTGATCATGGCCGCGCGCCAGTACAGCCCGCTGGCGATCGGGGTCGGCGAGGGCGAGAACCTCATCGCCTCCGACGTTCCCGCGTTGATCCCCCACACCCGCCGAATAATGCACCTCGAAAACGGCGACGTCGCCCGGATTAGCCGCTCCGCGATCGAAGTCTGGGGGCCCGACGGGCCGGTCCGGCGTGAAATCTCCCACGCCCCCTGGACCCCGGCCCTGGCCGAGCGCGGCACATACCGGCACTTCATGCAGAAGGAGATTTTCGAGCAGCCGCGGGCCCTGGCCGACACGCTCCAGGGACGGATACTGGCCGGCCGGTCCCGTGTCGAGCTCGGCGGCCTGGCCGAACTCGCCGTGCCGCCGGCCGAGATCGAGCGGGTCCTGCTGCTGGCCTGCGGAACCTCGCTGCACGCCGCCCTGGTCGGCCGGCATTACCTGGAGAACATCGCCGGGGTGCCGGCCGAGATCGAAAACGCGGCCGAATTCCAGCACCGACCGGTCCCGCCCGGTTCCCGCACCCTGGTGGTGGCGGTTTCCCAGTCCGGCGAAACCTTCGACACCCTGCAGGCGGTTGCGGCGATTGATGGCGAGCCCGCCCTGCTGGCGTTGACCAACGTTCCCGGGTCGTCGCTGGCCCGCGCCGCCCAGGCCACGATCAGCACCCGCGCCGGGCCGGAAATCGGGGTCGCCTCGACCAAGACCTACGTCGCTTCGATGGCGCTGCTGTACCTGCTGGCGGTCTCGCTTGGACAGGCCCGCGGCCATCTCGCCAAAGAAGACGCCGCCCGGCTCCTCCAGGACATCGCCGAACTCCCCAAGCAGCTTGACCGGCTGCTGGAGCTGGACCGCCAGGCCGAGCAGATCGCCCATCCCCTTGAGAGGGTCGAGCACGTTTTCTTCATCGGCCGCGGCACCATGCACGCCACCGCCCTGGAGGGGGCCCTGAAACTCAAGGAGCTCAGTTACATCCATGCCGAGGGTTACCCCGCCGGCGAGCTCAAACACGGACCGATCGCCCTCATCACCCATCGCGTGCCGACCGTGGTCCTGGCGCCTTCAAACGACATGCGATCCAAGATGATCTCCAACCTCGAGGAGGTCAAGAGCCGCGACGGGCCGGTCCTCGCGCTTGGCACCGCGGGCGACGGCGAATTGGCCCGCCGTGCCGACTGGATGTTTGAGTTGCCGGAACTGCCGAGGTTGCTCAACCCCATCGGTTACGTCCTGCCGCTCCAGCTCCTGGCCTATCACATTGCCGTGCGCCGCGGCTGCGACGTCGATCAGCCCCGCAACCTGGCCAAGACCGTAACGGTTGAGTAAAGCCGAAGCCGGTCGCCGAATCCCGCCCGGGAGCGGCCGCAGACGCCTGCTCCGGGCCGCCGTCCTGCTATCGGTTTTTTGCCTGCTGACGGCCTGTGGCGAGCCGTCGCCGCCGCCGAGTCCGGACCCCGGACCGGCTGCCGCACCGGTCGCCCCGACGACCGCAGGCGGCGGCGATCCCAATCGACCCGGCGCCCAGCCGACTGTTCCGGCGACCACCCCCACCGCGCCCGCAACACCCGGTCCCGAGGCTGCCGACGAACCGTTGCCGGACGGCGCGGAGTCCGCGGAAGGCACGGCCCGGCAACCTCCGCAGGCAACATGCAGCACCCAGGTACCGACGCCGTGCGAATTTGCAATCCGGCAGGTGGAAGTCCGCAGCGCCGGCGGCCGGATCGTCGAACTCAGCGTCGAGATCGCCGATTCGCCCGAACTCCGGTCCCGCGGCCTGATGTTCCGCAGCACGCTCGGCGATGACGAGGGCATGCTGTTCGAATTTTCCAGCGACACCAGCGGCGGATTCTGGATGCGCAATACGTACCTGGGCCTCGATATCGCCTTCCTTGACGCCGACGGAGTCGTCCTGACGGTCCTGCCGGGCGAACCCGAGAGTCTCGAGTCCATCAACCCCGGGCAACCCTACCGGTACGCGCTCGAAGTCAACCGCGGCTGGTTCGCAAGCATGGGATTTGGCCCCGGCGACCGGGTGACGGTCGGTGGAGTGCCGCCGCCGGAACCGCCGCTGCCGACACCGGCACCGACTGCGATTCCGATTGAACCGGGTGCCGCCGCGCTGCTCAATGAGCTCGACGTTAAACCCGAACACGACGCCGAATACGACCGCGACGACTGGCCGCACTGGAGCGATCTCGACCGCGACGGCTGCAACACCCGCTGCGAGGTACTGGCGGCCGAACGTCTTCCCGACGGCAGCTGGTATTCGGTGTTTGACGGGCGCTCCACCACCGTCGCACGCGAATTCGACATCGACCACCTGGTCCCGTTGGCCGAGGCGCACGAGTCAGGCGGCTGGGAGTGGGACCGCTCGACCAGTCAGCGTTTTGCCAACGACGAGACCTACGCCCACTCGCTGATCGCGGTCTCGGCGTCATCCAACCGCTCCAAGGGCAAAAAGGACCCGGGCGAATGGTTGCCTCCCGATGCGGGCAGCCACTGCTTCTACGCCGATGCCTGGGTCCGGGTCAAGCACCGCTGGTCGCTGAGCGTGGACGTAAACGAGTTGATCGCGCTGGGGCGCATTCTGACTAATTGCCCGGAAACTGGCCCCACCCCGGAGACCCCGACTCAAGAAACGACCGCCACCCGGCCGCCGCCGGATGCCGAGCCGCCGGCTGTCGACAACGCCGGCGCGCTATCCCTGGCCAGCTGCGACGCCGGCGGTGAATTGGTGGTCATCACCGGGCCGGCCGGGTTTGAGCTGGCGGGCTGGACTATTTCCGACGAGGGAAGGCGCAACGAACACACGTTTGCACCCGGTACCCAGATCCCGGCTTCGGGGTCGCTGGTGGTCGCATCCGGCCGCGCCAGCGGCGACGTCAAACCCTGGGGAGGACGCAACGTCTGGAACAACGACGGTGACACCGCAACCCTTGATGGCCCGGACGCCGCCCCGGTTTCGCTGCCCTGCACCTGACCGCGGCCGGGGCCGCAGCTATTTGAGGCGCGACCGCCAATTCACGCCGGCCTGCCAGCCCAGCAGGTCCATCGCCCGCTGCGAGCTGATGACCGCCACGTTGGCCGGATGGGGTCCACCCCGAAGGGTTGCCTCGGGATAGTGCTCCGCCATCAATTCGGCGGTCGGCTCGTCCATGTACGTATCCGGGGCCGTGGCGTACACCGCATGGGTCCCCCGGAGGGGCGCTTCGATCGCCGCGAGCAGGGCATCGGCAGCGTCTTCGACCGCAACGTAGGACCAGAGCTGGTGCGCCCCCAAACCGGTGGCGGGCCGCAGAGGGGCTACCACCTTTTCCCAGGCGTCGGCGTAGATGATGCGGCAAAAGCGAAAGCTGACCGAGTCAATCTCACAGCGACGCTGGTAGGCCTGGGCAATCTGTTCGGCGGCCAGCTTGCTTAGGCCGTAACCGTCCTGGGGGCGCAACGGATGGTCCTCGGTAATCGGGTACCAGTCCGGTCCGTGGCGCCGATAGGCAAAGCTGAACCCCAGGGTCGACTCGCTCGAAGCCTGCGCCACGCGCCCGATCCCGAGCAGGCGCGCCGCCTCGAAAACGTTCATCGTCATGCGCGTGTTCCGACCGTATACCTCGGGGGCGGAGTCCCACCGCGGGTGCGTTATCGCAGCCAGGTGAATCACGGCTTCGGCCCCGTCGAGTGCCGCGGTCACCTGTCCCAGGTCGCAAACGTCGGCGCGGCGCAATTCGGCGCCCGAACCGACCCGCAGCAGCCGCTGCAGGTCGCTGTCGACCGCGATCGGGGTGTGCCCGCGCGCGGCGGCGTGGGCGCAGACTACCTCGCCAACCCGGCCGGCGCCCCCCGTGACTGCGATATTCATTTCATGGTCCTCAAATTCCGAGCGGGCGTCCCGGCCTCAGATTAGGGTTCGGCGGCTAGGGCCGGCCAGATTGCGCGCAGCTCGGCGCCGGCCAGCGCCCCGACCCGCCGGATCCGCGGCGGATCGACCGTCAGGTCAACCACGCTGGAGGGCTCCCCTAGCCGGCACCGGCCGGGCAGGATCCAGTCGACCACCGAACCCAGCTCGGCCCGCACCGCCGACGGCGAAGTCAGCGCCGGGCTGCCGCTGCGATTGGCGCTGGTGCCGATGATCCCGGTCGGGAGCCGATCGAGCAGGGCCAACAGGTCCCCGTGGTCTGGCACCCGCAGGC from the Chloroflexota bacterium genome contains:
- a CDS encoding acetylxylan esterase; protein product: MHSCPYGFNFDEQAVPPYELPELLEMADGEKVETPQQWTARRAELLNLFTDQMFGAAPPPPDKVRFRVLEQDANALGGLAHRKQVRIDFSADPDGPGMELLLYTPAGNDAPVATFLGLNFRGNHGVHDDPAIRRPSGWVLPTPDRNVEARGQSAPRWQLENVLLRGYGLATACYGDIDPDFDDGFKNGIHRLFPPRTPSDWGSIASWAWGLSRALDYLELDAAVDASRVAVMGHSRLGKTALWAGVTDERFALVIPINSGGCGAALSRHISGETVEICNVRFPHWFCGNYKAYNGRENEMPFDQHMLLALVAPRPVYVASGEDDVWADPHGEFLATREAGPAYELLGKRGLRVTERPPVDEPVMHDVGYHVRTGGHAVTEYDWRCFLDFADMHLSVE
- a CDS encoding NAD(P)-dependent oxidoreductase yields the protein MNIAVTGGAGRVGEVVCAHAAARGHTPIAVDSDLQRLLRVGSGAELRRADVCDLGQVTAALDGAEAVIHLAAITHPRWDSAPEVYGRNTRMTMNVFEAARLLGIGRVAQASSESTLGFSFAYRRHGPDWYPITEDHPLRPQDGYGLSKLAAEQIAQAYQRRCEIDSVSFRFCRIIYADAWEKVVAPLRPATGLGAHQLWSYVAVEDAADALLAAIEAPLRGTHAVYATAPDTYMDEPTAELMAEHYPEATLRGGPHPANVAVISSQRAMDLLGWQAGVNWRSRLK
- the glmS gene encoding glutamine--fructose-6-phosphate transaminase (isomerizing), whose translation is MCGIVGYCGPQAAAPVVIEGLRRLEYRGYDSAGVAFPNGSDLQVIRRVGKLANLVAAVHEQPIAANSGIGHTRWATHGRPNIPNAHPHTDSSGRVAVVHNGIIDNFRPLRAELAEEGVVFASETDTEVIVHLIARELRQGAGFARAVQRTTARLSGSFAFIALWASEPDVIMAARQYSPLAIGVGEGENLIASDVPALIPHTRRIMHLENGDVARISRSAIEVWGPDGPVRREISHAPWTPALAERGTYRHFMQKEIFEQPRALADTLQGRILAGRSRVELGGLAELAVPPAEIERVLLLACGTSLHAALVGRHYLENIAGVPAEIENAAEFQHRPVPPGSRTLVVAVSQSGETFDTLQAVAAIDGEPALLALTNVPGSSLARAAQATISTRAGPEIGVASTKTYVASMALLYLLAVSLGQARGHLAKEDAARLLQDIAELPKQLDRLLELDRQAEQIAHPLERVEHVFFIGRGTMHATALEGALKLKELSYIHAEGYPAGELKHGPIALITHRVPTVVLAPSNDMRSKMISNLEEVKSRDGPVLALGTAGDGELARRADWMFELPELPRLLNPIGYVLPLQLLAYHIAVRRGCDVDQPRNLAKTVTVE
- a CDS encoding Glu/Leu/Phe/Val dehydrogenase translates to MGPLESALAQFDAAADRIDLDENLRRRLRAIKRELTVNFPVEMDDGTVEVFRGYRVHHNIFLGPAKGGLRYHPETDAGEVRALAMLMTWKCALVGLPFGGAKGGVAVDPARLSKVELENLTRRYATEIIPLIGPEMDIPAPDVGTDAQVMAWIMDTISMHRGYSVPAVVTGKPVEVGGSVGRAGATPLGILHCTREHLASNGKCGDGMTVAIQGAGNVGFGAARQFSAGGFKVVAISDVQGGIYDPRGIDVDRLERHMAEAGMVPGLDGSDAISNAELLALDVDLLLPAALEGQIHADNSESVRAGLIVEGANGPVDFEGDRILRERGITVLPDILANSGGVTVSYFEWVQGLQQFFWDRKRIVTELDRHLRQAYRQVRALAEDDGCTLRDAAWAVAVRRVADAARLRGVYP